A genomic window from Candidatus Omnitrophota bacterium includes:
- a CDS encoding helix-turn-helix transcriptional regulator: protein MKKFKVRKFRDRLKEELKSGEFSVEFKKEYDLVKLGVTLVELRKAQGLTQRQLAKLIHTSQQAISKLENAEGSGCNISTLTKIAAATNTHLKLSFSAI from the coding sequence ATGAAAAAGTTCAAAGTGAGAAAATTTAGAGATCGTTTGAAAGAAGAACTAAAGTCTGGAGAATTTTCTGTTGAATTCAAAAAAGAATATGATTTAGTAAAATTGGGAGTGACTCTGGTGGAACTGCGGAAAGCCCAGGGGTTAACTCAACGGCAGCTTGCCAAACTAATACACACCAGTCAGCAGGCTATTTCTAAATTAGAGAATGCGGAGGGCTCCGGCTGTAATATCAGCACATTAACTAAAATTGCAGCGGCTACAAATACGCATTTAAAATTATCTTTTTCTGCAATTTGA
- a CDS encoding PilZ domain-containing protein, with protein sequence MAERRIHLRFPTLSVIKTVEISSSDGKTNIPAIMCDVSVGGMAMITFLPLPENSDIVLDLKMPDINLRKVTARIVRVDEKNGTFLIALEFRSLDNTVKKKINAMALDWQKCEERQAVGEKTECRHCAYYNLCNKEAKKKHAANQCSA encoded by the coding sequence ATGGCAGAAAGAAGGATACACCTTAGATTTCCGACCTTATCGGTTATAAAAACCGTTGAGATAAGCAGTTCCGACGGTAAGACGAACATACCCGCCATAATGTGCGATGTGTCAGTTGGCGGGATGGCCATGATCACTTTTCTGCCGCTGCCTGAAAATTCCGATATAGTGCTGGATTTGAAGATGCCGGATATCAATCTCAGAAAAGTCACAGCGAGAATAGTGCGTGTCGATGAGAAAAACGGCACTTTTCTGATAGCTCTCGAATTCCGCTCTCTGGATAATACGGTTAAGAAAAAAATAAACGCTATGGCTCTTGACTGGCAGAAATGCGAGGAGAGGCAAGCGGTCGGCGAAAAGACGGAATGCCGGCATTGCGCGTATTACAATCTCTGCAATAAAGAAGCGAAAAAAAAGCATGCCGCGAATCAATGTTCTGCCTGA
- the mutL gene encoding DNA mismatch repair endonuclease MutL, with amino-acid sequence MPRINVLPEEVRNYISCGEVIESPASVVKELVENALDAGADRIDVKALEAGLGFISVTDNGSGMDFEDLKLSLEPFATSKIKVKNDISSVQSLGFRGEALASIANVAAVKIFSSTGSTGAVILSEGGREIDHREFSCPRGTTVEVRKLFFNAPVRKRFLKSPKYMNGEILRVVREYALSRPEIVFSLRIDDKNYFDDLSSSDDEKERVRKIFGFENADYAALENPMMGLRCFAYPEDYKSSRRFQFIFVNRRPISNAAFLKAAENAFEGYLPRGKHPPLFIYLTAASGLIDVNVHPAKREIRFQSPRAFYQMVYDVLRNKYSRNQSAVYPLASGTDTTSELLPRGAEGSSDIPSASLFENGAVKESVAPEPFPGTPVGPRWDSFRYVGKSHGKFLIFSTFDALHIMDFHAAAERINYEKIKQKIKQGNVASQKLLVQIEVKLSTDEAAALQDNSDILIKLGLALKYYSGSVFISAVPAGFTGSEKDMLEKISACLLEGKKHHDIFESLADRAVKIIACHMSFRAGDDIKPHDAETLIQELKKCSEPLRCPHGRPVMFSIPVSKIDSILRR; translated from the coding sequence ATGCCGCGAATCAATGTTCTGCCTGAAGAGGTCAGAAATTATATTTCCTGCGGTGAGGTCATAGAATCACCGGCTTCCGTTGTAAAAGAATTAGTTGAGAACGCCCTTGACGCCGGAGCTGACAGGATAGACGTAAAAGCGCTTGAGGCGGGACTGGGTTTCATAAGCGTGACGGACAACGGTTCCGGCATGGATTTTGAAGACCTGAAGCTCTCGCTCGAACCTTTTGCCACAAGCAAGATCAAAGTAAAAAACGATATTTCATCGGTGCAGTCGCTGGGCTTCAGGGGTGAGGCGCTGGCGTCAATCGCCAATGTCGCTGCCGTTAAGATATTTTCCTCCACGGGCTCCACGGGCGCTGTGATTTTAAGCGAAGGCGGCAGAGAGATAGATCACAGGGAGTTTTCCTGCCCCAGGGGAACCACCGTTGAGGTGAGAAAACTTTTTTTTAACGCTCCTGTACGAAAGAGATTCCTTAAAAGCCCTAAATACATGAACGGCGAGATCCTGAGAGTCGTGAGGGAATACGCGCTTTCCCGGCCGGAAATTGTTTTTTCGCTCAGGATAGACGATAAAAATTATTTTGACGATCTTTCGTCGTCCGACGACGAGAAAGAGAGGGTGAGGAAGATCTTCGGCTTTGAAAACGCCGATTACGCGGCTCTGGAAAACCCCATGATGGGCCTGCGCTGTTTTGCCTATCCTGAGGATTACAAGTCCTCCCGAAGGTTTCAGTTTATTTTTGTCAACAGAAGGCCTATAAGCAATGCCGCTTTTCTCAAGGCGGCGGAGAACGCTTTTGAGGGCTATCTGCCGCGGGGAAAGCATCCCCCTCTTTTTATTTATCTGACCGCGGCCAGCGGGCTCATAGATGTCAATGTACATCCGGCTAAAAGAGAGATAAGGTTTCAGAGCCCCCGCGCTTTTTATCAGATGGTCTATGATGTCCTGAGGAACAAATATTCCAGGAATCAGTCGGCCGTTTATCCTCTGGCGAGCGGGACTGACACCACCTCGGAGCTTTTACCGCGCGGTGCAGAGGGTTCATCGGATATTCCCTCCGCATCGCTTTTTGAAAACGGGGCTGTTAAAGAATCCGTCGCCCCCGAACCGTTTCCGGGTACACCAGTCGGCCCGCGTTGGGACAGTTTCCGCTATGTCGGAAAATCGCACGGGAAGTTCCTTATTTTTTCAACTTTTGACGCCTTACACATAATGGATTTTCACGCAGCCGCCGAAAGGATAAATTACGAAAAGATAAAACAAAAAATAAAACAGGGCAATGTCGCTTCCCAGAAACTCCTTGTCCAGATAGAGGTGAAACTTTCCACCGATGAAGCCGCTGCCCTTCAGGACAACAGCGATATTCTTATCAAACTCGGCCTGGCGCTGAAATATTACAGCGGCAGTGTTTTTATAAGCGCCGTTCCCGCGGGTTTTACCGGCAGCGAAAAAGATATGCTCGAGAAAATAAGCGCATGTCTCCTTGAGGGCAAAAAGCATCATGATATCTTTGAAAGTCTCGCGGATCGCGCCGTGAAGATCATTGCCTGCCACATGTCTTTCCGCGCAGGTGACGACATAAAGCCCCATGACGCCGAGACTTTGATACAGGAACTGAAAAAATGCTCCGAGCCGCTGAGATGCCCTCACGGGCGACCGGTGATGTTCAGTATTCCGGTTTCAAAAATAGATTCAATCCTCCGTCGATGA